In the Ignavibacteriales bacterium genome, CGTCCATCACCGGCATCTGCACGTCCATTAGTATCACGTCGTATTTATTCTTTTCCATTATCTCAAAAAGCTTGAGCCCGTTTTCAACAATATCCACGTTATACCCCTCGCGCCTCAATAGCTCTTTTACAAGACGCTGGTTTACAAAGTTGTCTTCGGCTACTAAGATCTTGAGTTTGGCTTTTCTCGTTTTCTCCGGTTTTTGTATGTCAGCTACCGGTTCGGATTTCTCTTCCTCCAGGTCGAATGGAAGCACACAAACAAACTCTGTTCCCTGATCCACTTTGCTTTGCACCGATATCTTACCCCCCATATGATCTATTATGCTCTTCACTATCGCAAGCCCCAGACCTTTTCCTTTGTAGGTCATCTTTTCGGATTTGTTCTCGGTCGCAAAGCTTTCAAAAATGTCCTCTATCTTTTCTTTTGGAATTCCTACGCCCGTATCTTTTATCTTTATTACACAGATAGTGTTTTTAGCGTTTTTTGATTTTTGGGATATATCGATATCTATCGTTCCTTTCTCTGTATATTTTATTGCATTGTTAACCAGGTTAACCATTATTTGCTTCATCCTCAATGGGTCACCACATACTTCGTAATCGTCATTTGAGATGTTCACATTCATTCCGAGTTTTTTCTTCTTTGCACTCGCCTCCATAACCTTAAAGGTCTGGTTCATGAGATCCTTCAGGTTAAACCGTACCTTGTCCAGCTTGAAGTTGCCCGCTTCTATCCTGGCAAAATCCATTATGTCGTTTAGGATAGCTAGGAGCGTTGAAGATGAAAACTTAATTATGTCCAGGTATTCTTTCTGCTCTTCTGTGAGCTTTGTTAGCGAAAGGATGTCGGTCATACCTATTATGCCGTTCATCGGGGTTCTTATCTCCTGGCTCATATTTGCAAGGAAAATGCTTTTCGCGCGGTTGGATGATTCGGCTCTTTCTTTTTCGTCTAATAGCTTCTCCTTCTCCTTCACGGGCATTGGCTTGCTTTCTTTGCCTTCTCTCTCCCTCAAAAGCCCTTCGGCAATGAAAAAGAATATAAGCGTGCTCAATACCACAAATACCACTTTCATCCAGATATTTGAGCTGTAAAACTGGAATGAGAATATCACTCCGAGTAAACATAACCCGAAATATACAAGGCTTAACGTAAAGGAAGGTTTTCCAAAAAATGAGTTGGGGGTCTGCATTCTTTAATTTGGATTTCTGATTCAGCTAACGATGATCAAAATGCCGGGTAAAACATACAACATATAAAAAATAATGATTTTTTAGGGAATTATAAATGGTTTAGAGAAAATCTATAATTATAAAATTTTCATGCTTTTAATTATTTCAAGCGAAATTTTACGAGCCTTCATTCCGTCTGCTCCTTGACCAACGATATTCGTTGCAAAAACATAAAGATTAGACCCTAACTGCACCGACCCCACAAACCATCCTAGGTCTGAGCCGTTACTCCCTGTCTTTCCGCTAAAGATTGCACCGTTTTCCAGGGTATCCTGTATAATTATTTTTTTAACAATATCCATATTCCTTTTTGAGAAAGGAAGCGAGTCGGTATATAGCTTATCCAAGAAACCAACCTGTTCATTGGCGGATATCTTGAGCGTATTATCCAGCCAGAATTTGTCTATCCCGCCTGAAATATCCATGTTCCCGTAATGCAATATATCTATGTAATATTTCATTTTTTCTTCGCCGACTCTTCTGGCTAACTCCTGGTAGTACCATACGACTGAATATTTGATCGCTGACTTCAGGTCATGATCTCTGTTCAGTTCTTCCCTGGACCTTTTCACGCTATCCCATTTGATAATGTAGTTCTCATCCGGTATCACTCCCGTTTCCAGCCCTATAAGTGAATTCGGTACCTTAAAGGTCGAACAGGGTGAATACTGTATATTACACTGCTCCTCGTTATGCCTGATATAATATTTATTATTGTAATCGTATAAGACAAATGCCCCCGAAAACTCGCCAAAGTACTGGCTAAAGTCGGTTTGATAGCTTTTATTATCAACTTTACCGCAGGACATAAATAAGAGCCCTGTTAGTATTAATAAGATTTTTTTCATTTAAGCAAATTCTATGGTAATTACCGGAATTCCAAAATTATTTTGAAGAGAAAATTAATGGGAAGTCGTTTCGGATAAGTTTAAATGCTTTTCTATCACATCGTAAAAATCATCCCTGTTAAACGGCTTTGAAAGATAATCATCCATACCGATCCTAAAACATCTCTGCCTGTCACTCTCCATGGCAAAAGCAGTTATACCGATGATCGGTATATGATCTCCTGTTAGTTTTTCTTTCTCCCTGATATATGCCGTTGCCTGGTATCCATCCATGACCGGCATTTGTATGTCCATCAGGATCACATCGTAGTTATTCTGGTCATAGAGGTCCACTGCTTTCTTACCATCATCGACGATCAGGGTATCGTACCCTTTTTTATTAAGCAGTTTCCTTATCAGCTTCTGGTTAATGTAGTTATCTTCTGCGACCAGTATCCTGTAATTGTGATATGGAATTGTCAAAATAACATGAATTTTGATTTATAATACTCTTTGCCCAGATAAGTTAGAGTGAAATCAAAATCCTGAAACGAATAATACTAATTAATATCTAAAATCACAGCGGAAATTAACATTACCTTGAAAAAGTTCTTAATAATCATACAGTTCACGCAATAACTTCCTCGCCCTATCCAGTGGGAAAAAGTTCTGCTCCAGTTCTGCTGCAAATGGTACCGGTGTATCAAGTCCTCCGGCCCTGAATACAGGCGCATCCAGGTATTCAAAACACTTTTCGGATATCAATGCAGCAATTTCCGAGCCAATTCCCCCTGTGATACAATCTTCATGTAAAATCAATACCTTCCCGGTCTTTTTTACCGATGAAAATATAGTCTCCTTATCCAGCGGTAATAGTGTCCTGAGATCTATCACTTCTGCGTCTATATCCTGGTTTTCATTCAATATATCCATAGCCCAATAGACTCCCTGACCGTATGTAATAATAGTTATGTCGTTGCCTTCCCTCACTATCCTCGCCTTACCTATCTCCACCGTATAATAATCCTCCGGCACCTGGTCTTTGAGTTTTCTGTACAGAAATTTGTGTTCAAAGAACATTACTGGGTTTGGGTCTTCTATAGCTGCTAGAAGTAAACCCTTCGCGTCGTAAGGCGTTGAGGGATAAACCACTTTTAAGCCGGGCGTGTGAAAGAACCATGCCTCGTTCGATTGTGAGTGAAACGGTCCCGCTCCTACTCCCGCACCGGTTGGCATCCTTATTACCACATCGGCGTTTTGCTCCCACCGGTAGAATATCTTTGCTAAATTATTTACAACCTGGTTAAATCCCGACGTAACAAAATCCGCAAACTGCATCTCCACGACCGATTTCATCTTTTTTATCGAGAGTCCCAGCGACGTTCCAATGATCGCCGACTCGCATATTGGCGTGTTCCTTATCCGCTCCTTCCCAAACTCCTCATAAAATCCTTCCGTCACCTTAAATACTCCTCCATACTCCGCAATATCCTGTCCCAGCACCACTAAGTTATCATATCTCCTGAGCGCGATCCTGAGTCCGTCGGACACTGCATCCACAAACCTCATCTCCCGCGTTTTGTCACTTTCAGGACTTACGACTTCCTGATCGTATGACATATATACACTGCTTTCTTCTGTCTCCGTATCCGGCTTCGGGTTCTCAGCAGATAATGCTTTCTCGATCGCATCGTTTATCTCTTCGGCAAATTGGGTCCTGGTCTCCTCGACGAACTCGGTGGTGATAATGCCTTCTTTTAGGAGGTAGGTCTCGTAATTTCTGACGGGGTCTTTCTTTTCCCACATGGTGAAGAGCTCCTGCGGGACATATTTTGTACCGGAAGCCTCCTCGTGCCCGCGCATACGGAATGTCATGCACTCAAGGAGCACCGGGCGCGGGTTTGCGCGGATGGACTCGGCAAGTGTGCTGACTGTTTTGTAAACTCTTACTATATCATTGCCGTCTATCTGAAAACCTTCCATCCCATAGCCGGCGGCTCTATCTATGAGACTCTCACACCTATACTGTTCTTTTATAGTGGTGGAAAGTCCGTAGCCATTATTTTCTATTATGAAGATGACGGGAAGATCCCATACGGACGCGACGTTTAGTGCTTCGTGGAAATCGCCTTCGCTTGTTCCGCCCTCACCGGTAAAGACAGCCGTAACTTTACTTTCTTTTTTGAGTTTGCATGCGAGCGCAATACCATCGGCAATAGTCAGCTGGGGACCGAGGTGAGAGATCATTCCGACAATATGATGTTCGTTAGAACCGAAATGGAACGATCTTTCCCTGCCTTTGGAAAACCCGCCGTGCTTTCCCTGTAACTGCATGAAAAGTTTATCTAGAGGCATGTTACGTGTTGTGAATACACCGAGGTTGCGGTGCATGGGAAGAATATATTCATCATCTTCGAGTGCATTAGTAACACCGACCGCTATAGCCTCCTGTCCGATACCCGAAAACCATTTACTTATCCTGCCTTTTCTCAGCAAGAGGAGCATCTTCTCCTCTATCATCCGGGGCTTTAGGATAGTAAGATAAAGTGTTATCAGCTCTTCGTCTGTTATTACCTTTCTGTCATATTTAATGCTAACATCAAAGTCCTGCGCATCTGCAATATCCAATCCTGTTTGTTTTTCAGGCTTCATAGCTTGTGTTACCAAATTTTAATCAAAATACTAATCTTCTATAATACATTAAATGAAATATTTCAAAACAAAAAAGGGTAAGATTTCGATTATCTTACCCTTTTATAGCTTTTATCTATCTAAATCCTATTTCATTTGTCCGGAAGTAATTTCGGGACCGGCTTTTCTCTGCGCAAATTCATTGTCCATCATTAGTAATCCGTGTCCTTCACCATTGATAAGCTCAAGGTTAGCAATCCGCTTATTAAAGAGGTCGATCTCCTCTACCTGCTCATCTACATACCATTGAAGGAAGGTCTCTACAGCGTGATTGCTTTCTGATTTAGCAAGGTTTACTAAATTATCAATTGATTGTTTTATGAACTCTTCCTGCTTGAGCGCTTTTTGGAATGCGTCGAGTATTGAATCGAACTGGACGGGCGGACCATCGAGGGAGGTAAGAGTTACTACTCCTCCCATTCTATGGACGAAATTAAACATCTTCATCGCGTGGAAGTGTTCCTCCTGCGCCTGTACATAAAAGAAGTTAGCGAAGCCGTCGAGGTTGATAGACTCAAAATACGCAGTCATCGAAAGGTATGTGTATTCCGAATAGAACTCTCTGTTTATTTGTTTATTCAGTTCTTCCTGAATCTTATCGGAAAAAAGCATAATGCCTCCAAAAATTTTAGTTAATATTCTTTAATTAAGGCAATATACTTATATTCCGTCGCAAATTAAATGTCAATCGGGCTCCTTCGGTCCCTTGTAATTATCGGTAAAGCCCGCTTCGGACTTCCACTCGGTAAAGTATATCTTAAGGTCTGCCTCACTCTTCCAGCTTGTGTAGTATATTTTCCAATCGGCATCCGATTTCCATTCGGTAAAATACCACAGCCCGCTGTTTGGTTTCGCGTCGGATTTCCATTCGGTAACATAGACTATCATATCCGCTTCGCTTTTCCAGTTGGTAATAAATACTTTCTTATCGGCATCACTTTTCCAACTGGTTACATAGACAACCTGGGAAAACGCAGACCCCGCGGTAAAAAGGAAAAAAAGTAATAATGAAATTTTTAATGAAGCTTTCATTTTACAGTTATTTAATTAAATGTAATACTTATTATTTAATAATTGATACCTGAAAGAGAAATCTAAGTTCCCAAGAGTATGACCAAATTCATTCAGAAAGAGTTTAAATTAAAGCCATATTCGCGTGGATTTCATATAATTACGGGCGAGGTAGTAAGGGAGATCCCCGAGCTTAAAGACATACGAACGGGGATGTGTCATGTTTTTATCAAACATACAAGCGCCTCATTAACCATTAATGAAAACGCCGATCCGACGGTAAGAAAGGATTTCGAGTCATATTTTAACAGGTGCGTCCCGGAAGACGAGCCCTACTATCTCCATAATTATGAAGGTTCGGATGACATGCCTGCTCACATAAAAAGTTCGATGATGGGAAACTCTGTTACAGTCCCGGTCACAAAGGGCGAACTCAACCTGGGCACGTGGCAGGGAATATACCTTTGCGAGCACAGGGACAATGGCGGAGCAAGAAAAATCGTTGTTACTATCTGGGGAGATTAGAAATCAGCTGTAAAAATTAAACCTCCAAACCCTCTGAATCTATCCCTACTGTAAAAGAAAGAAAGTTCATATTCCATCCCCTTGATAAGGGGTTTGTCAAGTTTACATTTAACTACATGCTTACCCCTGGAGAAAGTTTCTTCTAAAACGTCCATACTGTCTTCTTTTTTTGCTCCTTTAAATGAAGCAATCTCTCTACTCAAGGATAGTTTTACTGTACATTCTTCCTGAAGGGAAAAGGTTACTTCAATATTCTCAGCATCTATAACCTCAACATCCGTAACTTCCGA is a window encoding:
- a CDS encoding response regulator, with the protein product MQTPNSFFGKPSFTLSLVYFGLCLLGVIFSFQFYSSNIWMKVVFVVLSTLIFFFIAEGLLREREGKESKPMPVKEKEKLLDEKERAESSNRAKSIFLANMSQEIRTPMNGIIGMTDILSLTKLTEEQKEYLDIIKFSSSTLLAILNDIMDFARIEAGNFKLDKVRFNLKDLMNQTFKVMEASAKKKKLGMNVNISNDDYEVCGDPLRMKQIMVNLVNNAIKYTEKGTIDIDISQKSKNAKNTICVIKIKDTGVGIPKEKIEDIFESFATENKSEKMTYKGKGLGLAIVKSIIDHMGGKISVQSKVDQGTEFVCVLPFDLEEEKSEPVADIQKPEKTRKAKLKILVAEDNFVNQRLVKELLRREGYNVDIVENGLKLFEIMEKNKYDVILMDVQMPVMDGLEATSIIREIEKETGGHIPIIGITAYSMKADRDRCIEAGMDDYLAKPFSKEEFYKKIERFATK
- a CDS encoding class D beta-lactamase; translated protein: MKKILLILTGLLFMSCGKVDNKSYQTDFSQYFGEFSGAFVLYDYNNKYYIRHNEEQCNIQYSPCSTFKVPNSLIGLETGVIPDENYIIKWDSVKRSREELNRDHDLKSAIKYSVVWYYQELARRVGEEKMKYYIDILHYGNMDISGGIDKFWLDNTLKISANEQVGFLDKLYTDSLPFSKRNMDIVKKIIIQDTLENGAIFSGKTGSNGSDLGWFVGSVQLGSNLYVFATNIVGQGADGMKARKISLEIIKSMKIL
- a CDS encoding response regulator, which codes for MPYHNYRILVAEDNYINQKLIRKLLNKKGYDTLIVDDGKKAVDLYDQNNYDVILMDIQMPVMDGYQATAYIREKEKLTGDHIPIIGITAFAMESDRQRCFRIGMDDYLSKPFNRDDFYDVIEKHLNLSETTSH
- a CDS encoding dehydrogenase, with amino-acid sequence MKPEKQTGLDIADAQDFDVSIKYDRKVITDEELITLYLTILKPRMIEEKMLLLLRKGRISKWFSGIGQEAIAVGVTNALEDDEYILPMHRNLGVFTTRNMPLDKLFMQLQGKHGGFSKGRERSFHFGSNEHHIVGMISHLGPQLTIADGIALACKLKKESKVTAVFTGEGGTSEGDFHEALNVASVWDLPVIFIIENNGYGLSTTIKEQYRCESLIDRAAGYGMEGFQIDGNDIVRVYKTVSTLAESIRANPRPVLLECMTFRMRGHEEASGTKYVPQELFTMWEKKDPVRNYETYLLKEGIITTEFVEETRTQFAEEINDAIEKALSAENPKPDTETEESSVYMSYDQEVVSPESDKTREMRFVDAVSDGLRIALRRYDNLVVLGQDIAEYGGVFKVTEGFYEEFGKERIRNTPICESAIIGTSLGLSIKKMKSVVEMQFADFVTSGFNQVVNNLAKIFYRWEQNADVVIRMPTGAGVGAGPFHSQSNEAWFFHTPGLKVVYPSTPYDAKGLLLAAIEDPNPVMFFEHKFLYRKLKDQVPEDYYTVEIGKARIVREGNDITIITYGQGVYWAMDILNENQDIDAEVIDLRTLLPLDKETIFSSVKKTGKVLILHEDCITGGIGSEIAALISEKCFEYLDAPVFRAGGLDTPVPFAAELEQNFFPLDRARKLLRELYDY
- a CDS encoding ferritin, with translation MLFSDKIQEELNKQINREFYSEYTYLSMTAYFESINLDGFANFFYVQAQEEHFHAMKMFNFVHRMGGVVTLTSLDGPPVQFDSILDAFQKALKQEEFIKQSIDNLVNLAKSESNHAVETFLQWYVDEQVEEIDLFNKRIANLELINGEGHGLLMMDNEFAQRKAGPEITSGQMK
- a CDS encoding YjbQ family protein, with translation MTKFIQKEFKLKPYSRGFHIITGEVVREIPELKDIRTGMCHVFIKHTSASLTINENADPTVRKDFESYFNRCVPEDEPYYLHNYEGSDDMPAHIKSSMMGNSVTVPVTKGELNLGTWQGIYLCEHRDNGGARKIVVTIWGD